From a region of the Aeoliella mucimassa genome:
- a CDS encoding efflux RND transporter permease subunit, protein MFSRFFIDRPIFATVLAIIIVLVGAVMVWSLPVARYPQISPPTISVSAVYPGANSKVVAETVGTPIEQEVNGVEGMLYMQSTSASDGSYNLTVTFDIGTDLDIASVMVQNRVAIAEPRLPTEVTQQGITTKKKSTSITMVLTITSDVEEYDTLFMGNYALRNVKDELARLPGVGEVVVFGGADYSMRVWLDPAKLKARNLTTNDVVAAIREQNVQVAAGQIGQPPVPDGQTYQLNINTLGRLSDVVQFEDLIVKADDKGGFTRVKDVARVELGGKDYNLASSDSGKPAVAILVYQLPGANALDVASSVKAKIKELEQQFPQGMKTNVSLDTTEFVNAAIKEVEVTLYQAVLLVVLVIFVFLQDWRATLVPAVTIPVSLVGTFAVMAACGYSINLITLFGLVLAIGIVVDDAIVVVENTMRHISAGQSSRDAAVLAMQEVSGPVVATTLVLLAVFIPTAFLGGITGQLYRQFAITISAATVLSSINALTLSPAVCALILRPETEVRKGLVYRTLRPLFAGFDFGYNKTEKVYTGVVSAMTRRVLIGLLLFVGLGVVTGWSYLQLPSGFLPVEDQGYLMCNVQLPDGASLQRTEAVVHEIDEVMEGMRDEYGIRSWTGIAGYSLIDGTNTSNGAAVFISLKPWDERTTRSSSMPGIIATLRKRLNAIKEARSVAFPPPAIEGLGVSAGFEMRLQGKGDMSLQNLGKIAEEVVSDANSQAIVQNANTTFRADVMQLFADIDRDKVKRLSILLDDVFATLQAYLGSAYVNDFNKFGRTYQVKVQADSKFRTKPEDIKQLDVRNLKGEMVPVSTFVKVEEITGPQTIMRYNMFPAAAISGEAADGFSSGQALDLMEQLVTDKSQGDLGYEWTGMSYQEKQVGSEAVFIFLFAILCVFLVLSAQYESWANPFAVVAVVPLAVLGAVAAVAIRQMDNNVYTQIGLVLLVAMASKNAILIVEFASQLHQEGRDKVAAAIEAARLRFRAILMTSFSFLLGVIPLLIASGAGAASRQAVGTTVFGGMIAATLFSVVFVPLFFVVVTRRRKLSHDSDR, encoded by the coding sequence ATGTTTTCACGCTTCTTTATCGATCGACCGATTTTCGCTACCGTGCTGGCGATCATCATCGTGCTCGTCGGGGCCGTGATGGTGTGGAGCCTGCCGGTGGCGCGGTACCCGCAGATTTCGCCGCCGACCATTTCGGTATCGGCGGTCTATCCCGGGGCGAACTCCAAGGTGGTTGCCGAGACCGTCGGCACGCCGATTGAGCAAGAGGTCAATGGCGTCGAAGGCATGCTCTACATGCAGTCGACCTCGGCCAGCGATGGTTCCTACAACCTGACCGTGACCTTCGACATTGGCACCGATCTCGATATCGCCTCGGTGATGGTGCAAAACCGAGTCGCGATTGCCGAGCCACGGTTGCCGACCGAAGTGACCCAGCAGGGTATTACGACCAAGAAAAAGTCGACGAGCATCACTATGGTGCTCACGATCACCAGCGATGTTGAGGAGTACGATACCCTGTTCATGGGTAACTACGCCTTGCGGAATGTCAAAGACGAACTCGCCCGCTTGCCTGGGGTGGGCGAAGTGGTGGTGTTCGGTGGTGCCGACTACAGCATGCGTGTGTGGCTCGACCCGGCGAAACTCAAGGCCCGTAACCTGACCACGAACGACGTGGTCGCGGCCATTCGCGAACAAAACGTGCAGGTCGCCGCGGGGCAGATTGGCCAACCACCGGTGCCAGACGGGCAGACGTATCAGCTCAATATCAACACGCTGGGACGGTTGAGCGATGTGGTGCAGTTTGAAGACTTGATTGTCAAAGCCGACGACAAGGGAGGCTTCACCCGCGTGAAGGATGTCGCCCGCGTTGAGCTTGGCGGCAAAGACTACAATCTGGCTTCGAGCGACTCGGGCAAGCCTGCAGTCGCCATCCTGGTGTATCAGTTGCCTGGAGCGAACGCCCTGGACGTTGCCAGCAGCGTGAAAGCCAAGATAAAGGAACTCGAGCAGCAGTTCCCACAGGGGATGAAGACCAATGTGTCGCTCGATACCACCGAGTTCGTCAACGCGGCCATCAAGGAAGTGGAAGTTACCCTGTACCAGGCGGTGCTGCTAGTGGTGCTGGTAATCTTTGTGTTCCTGCAAGACTGGCGGGCGACGCTCGTCCCCGCGGTGACCATTCCCGTGTCGCTGGTGGGTACGTTTGCGGTGATGGCCGCTTGTGGCTATTCGATCAACCTGATCACTTTGTTCGGGTTGGTGCTGGCCATCGGCATCGTAGTAGACGACGCAATCGTGGTGGTCGAAAACACGATGCGACACATTTCGGCAGGGCAGTCGAGCCGCGATGCGGCCGTGCTGGCCATGCAAGAGGTCTCGGGCCCGGTGGTCGCAACCACGCTGGTGCTGCTGGCGGTGTTCATTCCCACTGCTTTCCTCGGCGGGATTACCGGCCAGCTCTATAGGCAGTTTGCGATTACCATTTCGGCGGCCACGGTGCTGAGTTCGATCAACGCACTCACCTTGAGCCCAGCGGTCTGTGCGCTGATCTTGCGACCTGAAACCGAGGTGCGTAAAGGCCTCGTCTATCGCACTTTGCGACCTTTGTTTGCTGGCTTCGACTTTGGCTACAACAAGACCGAGAAGGTCTACACCGGAGTGGTGTCGGCCATGACTCGTCGCGTGCTGATTGGTCTACTGTTGTTCGTTGGGCTGGGAGTGGTGACCGGTTGGTCGTACTTGCAGCTCCCTTCGGGTTTCCTGCCGGTTGAGGATCAAGGTTACTTGATGTGTAACGTGCAGCTGCCCGATGGTGCATCGCTGCAGCGTACCGAAGCCGTGGTGCATGAGATCGACGAGGTCATGGAAGGGATGCGCGACGAGTACGGCATCCGCAGTTGGACTGGCATCGCCGGCTACTCGCTGATCGATGGCACCAACACCTCGAACGGGGCGGCCGTGTTTATCTCGCTGAAACCGTGGGACGAACGCACGACGCGTAGTTCGAGCATGCCTGGCATCATTGCGACGCTGCGGAAACGACTGAACGCCATCAAGGAGGCACGCTCCGTGGCGTTCCCACCGCCGGCGATCGAGGGGCTCGGCGTCTCGGCGGGCTTCGAGATGCGCTTGCAGGGCAAAGGGGACATGAGCCTCCAAAACCTCGGCAAGATCGCCGAGGAGGTCGTGAGCGACGCCAACTCGCAAGCGATCGTGCAAAACGCGAATACTACTTTCCGAGCAGACGTGATGCAGCTGTTTGCCGACATCGATCGCGACAAGGTAAAGCGGCTGAGCATTCTGCTCGACGATGTGTTCGCCACGTTGCAGGCGTACCTGGGTTCGGCCTACGTGAACGACTTCAACAAGTTTGGCCGCACGTATCAGGTGAAGGTGCAGGCCGATTCGAAGTTCCGTACCAAGCCCGAAGATATCAAGCAACTCGACGTGCGGAACTTGAAGGGCGAGATGGTGCCGGTGAGCACGTTCGTAAAAGTCGAAGAGATCACCGGCCCGCAAACCATCATGCGTTACAACATGTTCCCGGCCGCAGCCATCTCGGGCGAGGCGGCCGACGGATTCAGTTCGGGCCAGGCGCTCGATCTGATGGAGCAGTTGGTGACCGACAAATCGCAAGGCGACCTGGGGTACGAGTGGACTGGCATGTCGTACCAGGAGAAGCAGGTCGGCTCCGAGGCGGTGTTCATCTTCTTATTTGCCATTCTGTGCGTGTTCCTGGTGCTCTCGGCCCAGTACGAAAGCTGGGCCAATCCTTTCGCGGTGGTGGCCGTGGTGCCGTTGGCCGTGCTGGGTGCGGTGGCCGCCGTGGCGATTCGCCAGATGGATAACAATGTCTACACGCAGATCGGCCTAGTGCTGCTCGTCGCGATGGCCAGTAAGAACGCCATTCTGATCGTCGAGTTCGCCAGCCAGTTGCATCAAGAAGGTCGCGACAAGGTCGCAGCCGCCATCGAAGCGGCTCGGCTTCGCTTCCGCGCGATTTTGATGACCTCGTTCTCGTTCCTGTTGGGAGTCATCCCGCTGCTGATCGCCAGCGGTGCGGGGGCTGCCAGTCGGCAAGCAGTCGGCACCACCGTGTTCGGCGGCATGATCGCTGCCACGTTGTTCTCGGTGGTGTTCGTCCCATTGTTCTTCGTGGTCGTCACTCGGCGGCGAAAACTATCCCATGACTCCGACCGCTAG
- the lpdA gene encoding dihydrolipoyl dehydrogenase: MHSQVVVLGGGPGGYAAAFMAADLGMEVAIVEADPRLGGTCLLRGCIPSKALLHVAKVISEAGDMADWGIEFDKPKIDVDKVRARKEKIIETLSDGLASLAVRRNVKRIHARGVFVDSNTLELEGGNPETYESKRLTFDHCILATGSVPAMPKAFDIGSPRVFDSTGALALADIPGSLLVVGGGYIGLEMGTFYAELGANVSVVELTDGLLPGADRDLVKPLIKRVHERFLGIHTGTKVVGLKDVGECVEVEFEGPEHNGVHKYDRVLISIGRRPVSGGFGLENTKVTVNERGFVETDDQQRTSDPSILAIGDVAGEPMLAHKAAVEGKVAAEVLAGEPAAFDVQAMPAVVFTDPEIAWAGLTAEEAKQQGRAVNIAQYPWQASGRAMANGRTDGLTKWIIEPETERVLGCGIVGNGAGELISEAVLAIEMGCHIRDIAESIHPHPTLSETIAFAGEVHLGTATEVYRPKRK; this comes from the coding sequence ATGCATTCACAAGTTGTTGTTCTAGGTGGTGGCCCCGGTGGATATGCGGCGGCGTTCATGGCTGCCGACTTAGGAATGGAGGTCGCCATTGTCGAGGCTGATCCTCGTCTCGGTGGTACCTGCCTGCTGCGTGGGTGTATTCCCTCGAAAGCCCTGTTGCACGTGGCCAAAGTAATTTCCGAAGCCGGCGACATGGCCGACTGGGGAATCGAGTTCGATAAGCCAAAGATTGATGTCGACAAAGTTCGGGCGCGGAAAGAAAAGATCATCGAGACCCTTTCCGACGGTCTCGCAAGCCTGGCGGTACGACGCAATGTCAAACGCATTCACGCACGCGGCGTGTTCGTTGACTCTAATACCCTAGAACTCGAAGGGGGCAACCCCGAGACCTACGAGAGCAAGCGTTTGACGTTTGATCACTGCATTCTGGCGACCGGTTCGGTGCCCGCGATGCCCAAGGCGTTCGATATTGGCTCGCCGCGGGTGTTCGACTCGACCGGCGCTCTGGCGCTGGCCGACATCCCTGGCTCGCTGTTGGTCGTGGGTGGTGGATACATCGGACTCGAGATGGGCACGTTCTACGCCGAACTCGGTGCGAACGTTTCGGTGGTCGAGTTGACCGATGGATTGCTGCCGGGCGCGGATCGCGATCTGGTGAAGCCGCTTATTAAACGCGTACACGAACGCTTCCTAGGCATCCACACCGGCACGAAGGTGGTTGGTCTGAAAGATGTCGGCGAGTGCGTGGAAGTCGAGTTTGAAGGCCCCGAACACAACGGCGTGCACAAGTACGACCGCGTGCTGATTTCGATTGGCCGCCGACCGGTATCCGGCGGTTTTGGCCTGGAGAACACCAAGGTCACCGTGAACGAACGTGGGTTCGTAGAGACCGACGATCAACAACGCACAAGCGACCCTTCGATTCTCGCCATCGGCGACGTGGCCGGCGAGCCGATGCTCGCTCACAAGGCTGCCGTGGAAGGCAAAGTGGCTGCCGAAGTGCTGGCCGGCGAACCTGCCGCGTTCGACGTGCAAGCGATGCCGGCCGTGGTGTTCACCGATCCCGAGATTGCTTGGGCCGGACTCACTGCCGAGGAAGCCAAGCAGCAAGGTCGCGCGGTGAATATCGCCCAGTACCCATGGCAGGCCAGCGGTCGCGCCATGGCCAACGGCCGCACGGATGGACTGACGAAATGGATTATCGAGCCCGAAACCGAGCGTGTGCTTGGTTGCGGTATTGTCGGCAACGGGGCCGGCGAGCTTATTAGCGAAGCGGTGCTGGCCATCGAAATGGGTTGCCACATTCGCGACATCGCCGAGAGCATCCACCCGCACCCGACACTCAGCGAAACTATTGCCTTTGCTGGCGAAGTGCATTTGGGCACCGCCACCGAAGTGTATCGACCCAAACGTAAGTAA